A genomic segment from Deinococcus sp. YIM 77859 encodes:
- a CDS encoding M23 family metallopeptidase has protein sequence MSRVCNPVLETPTIRYSVQPGGGFLDPRYMPGTRHAHPGIDLNDVRGGDSDLGNRVRAVADGTVVAAGHYPDWGGIVLVHHPQLGVWTQYAHLTGIPVQAGQQVTMGDLVGHIGKGARNQYWAHLHFEVRRSLLPPDFWASNRFNAKGRAAAQTRRLAEAYIREHYLDPEAWLAEHQALRTLAEVEAARGERRGGGVAVDVGTRAAPLNWYQLHDEAMRPLPGEWVSIVENTRTGEKRIVKVGARKLREKGLA, from the coding sequence ATGAGCCGCGTTTGCAATCCCGTCCTCGAAACCCCCACCATCCGCTACAGCGTGCAGCCCGGCGGCGGGTTTCTCGACCCGCGCTACATGCCCGGCACTCGGCACGCGCACCCCGGCATTGACCTCAACGACGTTCGCGGGGGGGACTCGGACCTCGGCAACCGGGTGCGCGCCGTGGCCGACGGCACGGTTGTAGCTGCCGGTCACTACCCCGACTGGGGCGGCATCGTGCTCGTCCATCACCCGCAGCTCGGCGTGTGGACCCAGTACGCGCACCTGACTGGTATTCCCGTGCAGGCCGGGCAGCAGGTGACGATGGGCGACCTGGTGGGGCACATCGGCAAGGGGGCGCGGAATCAGTACTGGGCGCACCTGCACTTCGAGGTCCGGCGCTCACTGCTCCCGCCTGACTTCTGGGCCTCCAACCGCTTCAACGCGAAGGGGCGCGCGGCAGCGCAGACGCGGCGGCTGGCCGAGGCCTACATCCGCGAGCACTACCTCGACCCAGAGGCGTGGCTGGCCGAGCATCAGGCCCTGCGGACCCTGGCCGAGGTGGAGGCCGCGCGGGGCGAGCGGCGGGGCGGCGGGGTCGCGGTGGACGTGGGAACGCGGGCCGCGCCGCTGAACTGGTACCAACTGCACGACGAAGCCATGCGGCCCCTCCCCGGCGAGTGGGTCAGCATCGTCGAGAACACGCGCACGGGCGAGAAGCGGATCGTGAAGGTCGGGGCGCGGAAGCTCCGGGAAAAGGGGTTGGCCTGA
- a CDS encoding recombinase family protein: MTRPAALYIRVSNHLLARDDRYGLARQEAEGRAYAARQGFTIPEGALYTDIITGRSETRKGLEQLKAEAGRYSAIITSEADRLGRTPLAGHKILDELLGLGLQVHNAVDGWYNPEDDSSVLTYDVRMLLAHQELRQIKRRMLGGKLAAAEKGGIIPHHWRCYGYREVFTLEGGRPVRRIEVDEAEAEIVREIFRRLVGGETTGKIADDLNARGVPSPMNAIWHLQRVWYIAQNTAYKGEARMTLRHAKREFIFAVPALVDADTWQLARDSLRRKPKKHTDIFWLNGILRCAECGGAMSGTNTQSNRTSYRHYRCSRAFKHRHYGDTPTCSQRTHYRMNDLHAHAERIVREIAEHPERYMTAAAPPVPDHSRTLREIERLEGQLKRYLADYQRELLTGDEYAGLRDAARQQIEALRAQMAPPPVVTLPNMAATLEAIGRLVREGVPTREVLLRSGTRLSIAPGGVLEVVLRV, translated from the coding sequence GTGACCCGTCCCGCGGCCCTCTACATTCGCGTCTCGAATCACCTCCTTGCCCGCGATGACCGCTACGGCTTGGCTCGCCAGGAGGCCGAGGGCCGGGCCTACGCTGCCCGCCAGGGCTTCACCATCCCGGAGGGGGCGCTCTACACCGACATCATCACCGGGCGCAGCGAGACGCGCAAAGGTCTGGAGCAGCTTAAGGCGGAGGCTGGCCGCTACAGCGCCATCATCACCAGCGAGGCGGACCGCCTGGGCCGTACACCCCTCGCCGGGCACAAAATCCTCGACGAGCTGCTGGGCCTGGGCCTCCAGGTCCACAACGCCGTGGACGGCTGGTACAACCCGGAGGACGATTCCAGCGTCCTGACCTACGACGTGCGGATGCTGCTCGCTCATCAGGAGCTGCGGCAGATCAAGCGCCGCATGCTCGGCGGCAAACTGGCCGCGGCCGAGAAGGGCGGGATCATCCCCCACCACTGGCGCTGCTACGGCTACCGCGAGGTGTTCACCCTCGAAGGCGGGCGGCCCGTCCGGCGCATCGAAGTGGACGAGGCCGAGGCGGAGATCGTGCGCGAGATTTTCCGCCGCCTCGTGGGGGGCGAGACGACCGGCAAGATCGCCGACGACCTGAACGCCCGCGGGGTGCCCAGCCCCATGAATGCCATCTGGCACCTGCAACGGGTCTGGTATATCGCGCAGAACACGGCGTACAAGGGCGAGGCCAGGATGACCCTCCGGCACGCGAAACGGGAGTTCATCTTCGCCGTGCCCGCCCTGGTGGACGCCGACACCTGGCAGCTCGCCCGCGACAGCCTGCGCCGCAAGCCGAAGAAGCACACGGACATCTTCTGGCTGAACGGCATCCTGCGCTGCGCGGAGTGCGGCGGGGCGATGAGCGGCACGAACACGCAGTCGAACCGCACCAGCTACCGGCATTACCGCTGCTCCCGGGCGTTCAAACACCGCCACTACGGGGACACACCCACCTGCTCCCAGCGCACCCACTACCGCATGAACGACCTGCACGCGCACGCCGAGCGGATCGTGCGGGAGATCGCCGAACACCCCGAGCGGTACATGACCGCCGCCGCGCCGCCCGTGCCCGACCACAGCCGCACCCTGCGGGAGATTGAGCGCCTGGAGGGGCAACTGAAGCGCTACCTCGCGGACTATCAGCGGGAGCTGCTGACCGGCGACGAGTACGCGGGACTGCGTGACGCGGCCCGGCAGCAGATCGAGGCGCTTCGGGCACAGATGGCCCCGCCGCCCGTGGTCACACTGCCGAACATGGCGGCGACACTGGAGGCGATTGGGCGGCTGGTGCGGGAGGGGGTGCCGACGCGGGAGGTGCTGCTGCGCTCGGGCACGCGCCTGAGCATCGCGCCGGGCGGGGTGCTGGAGGTGGTGCTGCGGGTCTAG
- a CDS encoding stalk domain-containing protein produces the protein MKRLLLLSALTFSATAGAQPSYFSRDTVRDDIARRIGAYEISCDRTPVHREDVAYSSCMVREGGGAYPKSVIDIWYSEYMDGGWRFIDTVSADTWIRNTLRKDGRSLSINVIESNDITYVTVYDISLAVAVEDSLAKAALNRKAGPLGATPNTTYVTLGQLKPAIASSTKGKNYTLSVNGQKLEFTLGGRTAKLNGKPARLNATPFFMDGATYFPLAAVQLLGCKMQPPDGLFASVTCGNNFTLVEYNIFSTDNPPATALQPSLASLQAAARPAATPRPAATAAAGAGSIAGTPEPFVKPAGAVTGVPYTVITSVAGAGTLDVLANESYRLNVAGQRLTFEEGKKVTAEGVTLPAAPYVDNDVMFVPVNSLKSLGCTVTITSTQFRAECPGGTSIDGTQISW, from the coding sequence ATGAAGAGACTGCTGCTCCTTTCGGCCCTCACGTTCTCTGCTACGGCTGGTGCCCAGCCCAGCTATTTTTCACGCGACACCGTACGCGATGACATCGCTCGCCGGATCGGCGCTTACGAGATTTCATGTGACCGAACGCCGGTACACCGAGAGGACGTCGCCTACTCCTCCTGCATGGTGCGCGAAGGTGGCGGTGCGTACCCCAAGAGCGTCATTGATATTTGGTACAGCGAGTATATGGATGGGGGCTGGCGTTTCATTGATACGGTCAGTGCCGATACCTGGATTCGCAACACACTCAGAAAAGACGGAAGATCACTTTCGATTAATGTCATTGAGTCCAATGACATTACATACGTCACGGTATACGACATCTCTCTCGCCGTCGCGGTTGAGGATTCTCTTGCAAAAGCCGCGTTGAACCGGAAGGCAGGGCCCCTCGGGGCGACGCCGAATACGACCTATGTGACGCTCGGCCAACTCAAGCCCGCGATTGCATCGTCCACGAAGGGCAAGAATTACACCCTCAGTGTGAACGGGCAGAAATTGGAGTTCACCCTGGGCGGCAGAACAGCGAAACTCAATGGCAAGCCCGCCAGACTGAATGCCACACCCTTCTTTATGGACGGCGCAACGTATTTCCCGCTCGCCGCTGTACAGCTCCTCGGCTGCAAGATGCAGCCGCCGGACGGCCTGTTTGCCAGCGTGACCTGTGGCAACAATTTCACCCTGGTCGAGTACAACATTTTCAGCACTGACAACCCGCCCGCCACCGCCCTTCAGCCTTCCCTGGCATCACTTCAGGCGGCCGCTCGCCCTGCCGCCACCCCACGCCCCGCAGCAACAGCAGCCGCTGGAGCAGGTTCGATTGCCGGAACGCCTGAGCCTTTCGTGAAACCAGCCGGAGCAGTGACCGGCGTCCCTTACACCGTCATCACGTCTGTGGCGGGGGCGGGCACGCTCGACGTGCTCGCCAACGAATCCTACCGGCTGAACGTCGCGGGGCAGCGCTTGACCTTTGAGGAAGGCAAGAAGGTGACGGCAGAGGGCGTCACGTTGCCCGCCGCGCCCTATGTGGACAACGACGTGATGTTCGTGCCGGTGAACAGCCTCAAGAGCCTGGGGTGCACGGTGACGATCACCAGCACGCAATTCAGGGCAGAGTGCCCAGGCGGAACCAGCATCGATGGAACGCAAATCTCCTGGTAA
- a CDS encoding S24 family peptidase translates to MQPLFLPRRSVPHKAPLLGFISAGNPLDPTPFTTRRRIPIPPGFRRFGMFVFQVDGNSMTLPDGSGLPHGSFLLVDSHDVISQEGHVYAFRLADGSLVAKRLRLRAGRPAMYSDNPSYSPIVLDREVRRCGRVYAFSLDGRTWEYAGYRPWSH, encoded by the coding sequence ATGCAGCCCCTCTTCCTTCCCCGCCGTTCTGTTCCTCACAAAGCCCCGTTGCTGGGCTTCATCAGTGCAGGAAATCCCCTTGACCCGACGCCCTTCACGACCCGCCGCCGCATTCCCATCCCGCCCGGATTCCGCCGGTTCGGGATGTTCGTTTTCCAGGTGGACGGTAACAGCATGACCCTCCCCGACGGCAGTGGCCTGCCTCACGGGTCCTTCCTGCTGGTGGACAGCCACGACGTGATCTCCCAGGAGGGGCACGTCTACGCCTTCCGCCTGGCCGACGGCTCACTGGTGGCCAAGCGGCTGCGGCTGCGCGCGGGGCGTCCGGCCATGTACAGCGACAACCCCAGCTACTCGCCCATCGTGCTCGACCGCGAGGTCCGGCGGTGCGGACGGGTCTACGCCTTCAGCCTAGACGGTCGGACCTGGGAGTACGCGGGATACCGGCCCTGGAGTCATTGA
- a CDS encoding S24 family peptidase: protein MTRKQKDRPAWAQALVQRRTQLGKRQEDVAAAGGYDDEGKEVLTTSNVADVETGRVHLLNVGLGKAVALAKGLEWSWSEMQQATGIDLGIAGLSLAGEGSADVYPLAAALTPHRPGRPVDHEAVTPGIARPLLLRADTDEMVGTSPASIRPGSYLHVDLEKTTPEEGRVYVVTDNDGVHVRLYTPTRFGPAFRAENRAYEDIPAAEAHVVGLVAGVTSDYDPQMN from the coding sequence GTGACTCGTAAACAAAAAGATCGCCCCGCCTGGGCACAGGCGCTTGTGCAGCGACGGACGCAACTCGGGAAGCGTCAGGAGGACGTTGCGGCGGCTGGCGGGTACGACGATGAGGGCAAAGAGGTGCTCACCACATCGAATGTTGCCGATGTGGAAACTGGGCGCGTCCACCTCCTAAATGTGGGCCTGGGAAAGGCTGTGGCCCTAGCAAAAGGTCTGGAGTGGTCGTGGTCGGAGATGCAGCAAGCGACCGGCATTGACCTGGGGATCGCTGGGCTCTCCCTGGCGGGTGAGGGTAGTGCCGATGTTTACCCGCTCGCGGCAGCTCTGACTCCCCACAGGCCCGGTCGCCCGGTGGATCACGAGGCAGTGACGCCCGGCATAGCCCGTCCCCTGCTGCTGCGGGCAGACACGGACGAGATGGTCGGCACCAGTCCGGCGAGCATCCGCCCCGGCAGCTACCTGCACGTCGATCTCGAAAAAACCACGCCGGAGGAGGGGCGCGTGTACGTCGTCACGGACAACGATGGCGTACACGTCCGCCTCTACACCCCCACGCGGTTCGGTCCGGCGTTCCGGGCTGAGAACCGCGCCTACGAAGACATCCCCGCCGCAGAAGCCCATGTGGTCGGCCTGGTCGCCGGCGTCACCAGCGACTACGACCCCCAGATGAACTAG
- a CDS encoding helix-turn-helix transcriptional regulator, whose translation MSEIRRLREERNLSRDELAAKSGVSSLTIRAHELGTVNGTETKTAEAVAAALGVPVQALFFPVDLDKPKKDGENQERVPA comes from the coding sequence ATGAGCGAGATCAGGCGGTTGCGCGAAGAGCGCAACCTGTCGCGTGACGAATTGGCGGCCAAATCGGGCGTGTCGTCGCTGACGATCCGCGCGCATGAGCTCGGCACTGTCAACGGCACGGAAACCAAAACCGCTGAGGCGGTTGCGGCCGCACTGGGCGTTCCCGTGCAAGCTCTTTTTTTTCCTGTTGACTTGGATAAACCCAAGAAAGATGGAGAAAACCAAGAAAGAGTTCCCGCATGA
- a CDS encoding Rha family transcriptional regulator, protein MTADIVTIQTVQGEARADSRDLARALGNQHKNLLSLIDDYLSDFQALGAVAFETRPLPGGGKPERFAFLAEDHCYFLLTLVRNSEQVVPLKRRLVQAFRAAREQAVRPAPLALPTDPLELLALSLQGLQQHREQITAIEHRLNTAPVRVSSELRARLHAGCQAFGKVHPRSFPGAYRAFKEAFGFAGAPLAAYDDLPQHRFDEAMTWLDVQTRTFRAQRPLLEQAGD, encoded by the coding sequence ATGACTGCGGACATTGTAACCATCCAGACCGTACAGGGTGAAGCCCGCGCCGACAGCCGCGACCTGGCTCGCGCTCTGGGCAACCAGCACAAGAACCTGCTCAGCCTGATCGACGACTACCTGAGCGATTTTCAGGCCCTTGGAGCGGTCGCGTTTGAAACGCGACCGCTCCCCGGCGGTGGGAAGCCTGAACGCTTCGCCTTCCTGGCGGAAGACCACTGCTACTTCCTGCTGACCCTGGTCCGCAACAGTGAACAGGTGGTGCCGCTGAAGCGCCGCCTCGTGCAGGCGTTCCGGGCCGCCCGCGAGCAGGCCGTTCGGCCCGCGCCCCTCGCCCTGCCCACTGACCCGCTAGAACTGCTGGCCCTGAGCCTCCAGGGATTGCAGCAGCATCGCGAGCAGATCACCGCCATCGAGCACCGCCTGAACACCGCGCCCGTGCGCGTGAGCAGCGAGCTGCGCGCCCGGCTGCACGCGGGCTGCCAGGCGTTCGGTAAGGTCCACCCGCGCAGCTTTCCCGGTGCGTACCGGGCCTTCAAGGAGGCGTTTGGCTTCGCCGGTGCGCCGCTGGCTGCCTACGACGATCTGCCGCAGCACCGCTTCGACGAGGCCATGACCTGGCTGGACGTGCAGACCCGCACCTTCCGGGCGCAGCGGCCCCTACTGGAGCAGGCGGGCGACTGA
- a CDS encoding ATP-binding protein: MTTSAPLPDDLAQAAHAYLDQARANAATQTPARREPTSLDRMLGKLREQGQAAPALPTSADLARWQADPAGLTDELHVRSCAGGLIEVQVEPGRTAAVPCPRCTAARRDANLRNRLTASGIALRYLDLDWSNLDTAADPFPRLRAATGCISDVIAANDSLALIGPPGSGKTQTAVLAAKAALAAGHSALVVNLGRLALDVRESYRGGGEGTTERQALQMLIAPDLLVLDDLGAGETDTAAVERRLLYLALEDRQNARKPCIITTNLNPTELAGHLGARNLGRLQPLEIVEMRHGRNFRLQEGRKSLW; this comes from the coding sequence GTGACCACATCCGCCCCTCTGCCCGACGACCTGGCGCAGGCTGCCCATGCCTACCTCGACCAGGCCCGCGCCAACGCCGCCACCCAGACGCCCGCGCGCCGCGAACCCACCAGCCTGGACCGGATGCTGGGCAAGCTCCGCGAGCAGGGCCAGGCCGCCCCCGCCCTCCCCACGTCCGCCGATCTCGCCCGCTGGCAGGCGGACCCTGCTGGCCTCACCGACGAGCTGCATGTCCGCAGTTGCGCCGGTGGCCTGATCGAGGTGCAGGTCGAACCCGGACGCACCGCCGCCGTCCCCTGCCCCCGCTGCACCGCCGCCCGCCGCGACGCCAACCTGCGCAACCGCCTCACCGCCTCCGGGATCGCCCTGCGCTACCTGGACCTGGACTGGAGCAACCTCGACACGGCTGCCGACCCCTTCCCCCGCCTGCGCGCCGCCACCGGGTGCATCAGCGACGTCATCGCCGCGAACGACAGCCTGGCCCTGATCGGCCCTCCGGGCAGCGGCAAGACGCAGACCGCCGTCCTGGCTGCGAAGGCCGCGCTCGCCGCCGGGCACAGCGCCCTGGTGGTCAACCTGGGCCGCCTCGCGCTGGACGTACGGGAGAGCTACCGGGGTGGGGGAGAGGGTACGACGGAACGGCAGGCCCTCCAGATGCTCATCGCGCCGGACCTGCTGGTCCTCGACGACCTGGGAGCCGGGGAGACGGACACTGCCGCTGTCGAGCGCCGCCTGCTGTACCTGGCGCTGGAGGACCGCCAGAACGCGCGCAAGCCGTGCATCATCACCACGAACCTCAACCCCACCGAACTGGCCGGACACCTGGGCGCGCGGAACCTGGGGCGGCTGCAACCGCTGGAGATCGTGGAGATGCGGCACGGGCGCAACTTCCGGCTTCAGGAGGGGAGGAAGAGCCTGTGGTGA
- a CDS encoding DNA-packaging protein produces MSFLAQIEREVNAYLKHAPAPAPPPSADEPDPRSLWLATARPEQLPPPGEWLTWLILAGRGWGKSRTGAETIAQWAREQPGGRWALVAQSAADGRDVMLEGESGLLRVLAPSELRGGTYDSAYNRSLGELHLADGGKFKLYTAEKPRQLRGPQHHGAWLDEPATFADAHRGTGEDTTYSNLLFGLRLGTRPRIVVTGTPRPVRLVRDILAAPNTVVTRGSTYDNLANLAPTFREAILSRYEGTRLGRQELSGELLEDTPGALWTWGMFGAEGFRLAEAPPLRRIVVGVDPAASSTDESDETGIIVAGLGQDGRGYVLADASLRGTPNEWGRAVAGAVGAWQADRVVAERNNGGQMVEYVLRTVAPTLPITTVWASRGKQARAEPVAALYEQGRVSHVGSFPELETQLTGWTPDGGASPDRLDALVWALTELMLGEARAAAPTTPRPRGYSAPTG; encoded by the coding sequence ATGAGTTTCCTCGCCCAAATCGAGCGTGAGGTCAATGCCTACCTCAAGCACGCGCCCGCGCCCGCGCCCCCGCCCAGCGCCGACGAGCCGGACCCCCGCAGTCTGTGGCTGGCGACGGCCCGCCCTGAGCAGCTCCCCCCGCCAGGCGAGTGGCTGACCTGGCTCATCCTCGCGGGGCGGGGCTGGGGGAAAAGCCGCACCGGGGCCGAGACCATCGCCCAGTGGGCCAGGGAGCAGCCGGGAGGCCGCTGGGCACTGGTCGCGCAGTCGGCAGCCGACGGGCGCGACGTGATGCTGGAGGGCGAGTCGGGATTGCTGCGCGTGCTGGCTCCCTCGGAACTGCGCGGCGGCACCTACGACAGCGCCTACAACCGCTCGCTAGGAGAGCTGCACCTCGCGGACGGGGGGAAGTTCAAACTCTACACGGCGGAAAAACCCCGCCAGTTGCGCGGCCCGCAGCACCACGGGGCCTGGCTCGACGAACCCGCCACGTTCGCCGATGCCCACCGGGGCACGGGGGAGGACACGACCTACAGCAACCTGCTCTTCGGGCTGCGCCTGGGCACCCGCCCCCGCATCGTGGTGACGGGGACGCCCCGGCCTGTGCGCCTGGTGCGCGACATCCTGGCCGCGCCCAACACGGTCGTCACGCGCGGCAGCACCTACGACAACCTCGCCAACCTCGCGCCCACGTTCCGCGAGGCCATCCTCAGCCGCTACGAAGGCACGCGCCTAGGCCGCCAGGAACTGAGCGGCGAACTGCTGGAGGACACACCCGGTGCGCTGTGGACCTGGGGTATGTTCGGGGCCGAGGGGTTCCGCCTCGCCGAAGCGCCCCCCCTGCGCCGCATCGTGGTCGGGGTGGACCCGGCGGCCTCCAGCACCGACGAGAGCGACGAGACGGGCATCATCGTGGCCGGGCTGGGCCAGGACGGGCGCGGGTACGTGCTCGCCGACGCTTCCCTGCGCGGCACTCCGAACGAGTGGGGGCGAGCGGTGGCTGGAGCGGTGGGCGCGTGGCAGGCCGACCGGGTGGTCGCCGAGCGCAACAACGGCGGGCAGATGGTCGAGTACGTGCTGCGGACAGTCGCCCCCACCCTCCCCATCACCACCGTCTGGGCCAGCCGGGGCAAGCAGGCCCGCGCCGAACCCGTCGCGGCCCTTTACGAGCAGGGCCGCGTCTCACACGTCGGCTCCTTCCCGGAGTTGGAAACCCAGCTCACGGGCTGGACGCCCGACGGGGGCGCGTCGCCTGACCGCCTCGACGCGCTGGTGTGGGCGCTGACCGAACTCATGCTCGGCGAGGCGCGGGCGGCGGCCCCCACCACTCCCCGCCCGCGCGGCTACTCCGCCCCCACCGGCTAG